The following DNA comes from Anaerostipes rhamnosivorans.
ACAGCTTCCATTCATCGCTTATATCTCAGCTGGGGGAGCGCCGCCTACAGATCCAGGGCTTGCAGGCACTATGGGAACTGCATTAGCTATGGCAGCCGGCGTTAAACCTACAGCGGCCATTGCTCTGGCAGTTCCGATTGGGCTTTTGGGAACCATCATCTGGGTGGTTCATATGACGGTGGATGTATTTTTTGTACATATGATTGATAAGGCAGCAGAAGAGGGCAATATGAAAAAGGCCAAATTCCTTCATATTGTACCGCCGCAGATCTTTGCCTTTGTGATCGGATGTATTCCGGTAGCCCTGGGCTGTTACTTTGGATCCGACGTGGTGACAAACATTATAAATGCACTGAGCGGAAGGCCTCTCCAGGCACTGGAGGTTATCGGCGGACTGCTGCCGGCCATTGGTATTGCCATGAACTTGAGAGCTATCAGTAAGCCGGGGATTCTCCTGTGGTATGTGCTTGGCTTCATCATTGCGGTTTACTTGAATCTGGATACTATGCCGATCGCGATCATTGCAGGTATCGTAGCTTATATCTACACTGGTGTGGTAGCACTCGCAGAGGAGAAACAGACTGCCATAGCAGTTGGAGCAGCCGGTTTTGATGACGATTTTGACGATGACTTTGAATAGAGGAGGAAACTTAAATGGCAGAGGATAAGAAAATTCACTTAAGTAAAAAAGATGTGCTGAAAGCATTTTGGAAATGGACATTTTTTTCACATTCAAATTATAACTATGAACGTCTGCAGGCCAGTGGTGTTCTCCAGTCTATGTCCCATCTTCCGGAAAAATTATATCCGGGAAACCAGGAGGAGCAACAAAAATTTATGGAGCGCCACATGGCATTTTATAATACAGAGCCCCATTTTGGAGGGATCATCAACGGTATGGTCGTGGCAATGGAAGAAGAGCGGGCCAACGGCGCCGATATTACAGACGATGCCATCAACAGTGTAAAAACAGGTCTCATGGGGCCTATGGCAGGCATAGGGGATACTCTGTGGCAGGGAACTCTTCAGCCCATTCTTCTGGCAGTGGGTATCAGCATTGCCACAGGGGGAAATGTAATGGGAGCAGGGGCGTTTGCAGCTTTAATGGCAGGTATCATGCTGCCGATTGCTTACTTTATGTACATGAGAGGCTATAAGACAGGGAAGAGTGGAGTTGAGGCGATTCTTGGCGGAGGTAAAATGAAACAGCTGATCTCAGCCGCATCCATTATGGGCGCTACCGTGCTTGGATCCCTGACAGCGAACTACGTGTCGGCAGAGTCTCAT
Coding sequences within:
- a CDS encoding PTS mannose/fructose/sorbose/N-acetylgalactosamine transporter subunit IIC, with product MSISVVQAILIGIVYYLGINGTPWLTLLGSTIIQKPLVSGVLVGFILGDPVQGAIIGAAIQLPFIAYISAGGAPPTDPGLAGTMGTALAMAAGVKPTAAIALAVPIGLLGTIIWVVHMTVDVFFVHMIDKAAEEGNMKKAKFLHIVPPQIFAFVIGCIPVALGCYFGSDVVTNIINALSGRPLQALEVIGGLLPAIGIAMNLRAISKPGILLWYVLGFIIAVYLNLDTMPIAIIAGIVAYIYTGVVALAEEKQTAIAVGAAGFDDDFDDDFE
- a CDS encoding PTS system mannose/fructose/sorbose family transporter subunit IID — protein: MAEDKKIHLSKKDVLKAFWKWTFFSHSNYNYERLQASGVLQSMSHLPEKLYPGNQEEQQKFMERHMAFYNTEPHFGGIINGMVVAMEEERANGADITDDAINSVKTGLMGPMAGIGDTLWQGTLQPILLAVGISIATGGNVMGAGAFAALMAGIMLPIAYFMYMRGYKTGKSGVEAILGGGKMKQLISAASIMGATVLGSLTANYVSAESHMKIKVGATKLALQADVLDKLLKGMIPLGITLFTLYLLKNKKMKSTYVMLILVIIGAVFGLTGILG